A single region of the Stigmatopora argus isolate UIUO_Sarg chromosome 6, RoL_Sarg_1.0, whole genome shotgun sequence genome encodes:
- the LOC144075438 gene encoding thiol S-methyltransferase TMT1A-like isoform X2 — protein MSLVMTFCTLIVQMYDTKQELFTSLSKFKLPGQQLTILEIGCGTGSNFHFYPSGSKVICTDNNVHFAKYLHRNMQENPHVTYDKFVETSAEEMRSFEGSCVDVVVCTLVLCSVDNVSKTLKEVRRILRPGGAFFFLEHVAAEPSSWTYFFQHVLKPVCYYIGDGCEVTRATWTHLEAAGFSDLKLRHMKAPLIFFNKPHIMGYGIK, from the exons ATGTCTTTGGTGATGACATTTTGTACTTTAATCGTCCAG ATGTACGATACAAAGCAGGAGCTGTTCACGTCGCTATCCAAATTCAAGCTGCCCGGACAACAGCTCACAATTTTGGAGATCGGCTGTGGCACTGGCTCCAATTTCCACTTTTACCCGAGCGGTAGCAAGGTGATCTGCACCGACAACAACGTGCACTTTGCCAAGTACCTGCACAGGAACATGCAAGAGAACCCGCACGTCACGTATGACAAGTTCGTGGAGACCTCGGCAGAGGAGATGAGGTCATTCGAGGGCTCGTGCGTGGATGTGGTGGTGTGCACGCTGGTGCTTTGCTCCGTGGACAATGTGTCGAAAACCCTGAAGGAGGTGCGCCGCATTCTCAGGCCC GGTGGAGCATTCTTTTTTCTCGAGCACGTTGCGGCAGAACCGTCATCGTGGACATATTTTTTCCAACACGTCTTGAAGCCGGTGTGCTACTACATTGGTGATGGATGCGAGGTCACCCGGGCAACATGGACACATCTGGAGGCTGCCGGCTTCTCCGACCTCAAACTAAGACATATGAAAGCGCCACTCATCTTCTTCAACAAACCACACATCATGGGCTATGGTATAAAATAG
- the atf1 gene encoding cyclic AMP-dependent transcription factor ATF-1 isoform X1, which translates to MSLGSSPMTLVQLPGGQLQVQGVIQSPQSSVIQAPQTHTSQGSDSEDSQDSSESGTTPQKTRELLARRPSYRKILNELSSEGVAHSEGKDSSTTTGVSGVTIPAPIYQTTTGQYITVTPNGTIQLTNPGPDGIQELQVAMANPTGGQQGTTILQYAQTPDGQQILVPSNQVVVQDTGGEVQTYQIRSTPTSGSLPQALVMASSLGMSSIKSEDPSMKREIRLAKNREAARECRRKKKEYVKCLEHRVAVLENQNKTLIEELKSLKELYCVKTG; encoded by the exons ATGTCACTTGGTAGTTCTCCAATGACCCTCGTCCAGCTGCCAGGGGGCCAGCTACAGGTTCAAGGCGTAATCCAGTCTCCACAGTCGTCGGTCATTCAGGCCCCACAAACGCATACCTCACAG GGTTCAGATAGTGAAGATTCACAGGATTCGTCAGAAAGTGGAACAACGCCACAAAAGACCCGAGAGCTCCTGGCAAGGCGACCATCTTACCG AAAAATCTTAAATGAACTTTCATCTGAGGGCGTCGCACACAGCGAGGGGAAGGACAGTTCGACAACAACAGGAGTGTCTGGTGTTACTATACCTGCACCCATCTATCAGACAACCACCGGCCAATACA TTACCGTAACTCCCAACGGAACAATCCAGCTGACAAATCCGGGACCTGATGGCATTCAGGAACTACAGGTTGCTATGGCCAACCCTACTGGAGGGCAGCAGGGCACAACCATCCTTCAGTATGCTCAGACCCCTGATGGCCAGCAGATATTGGTACCAAGTAACCAGGTAGTTGTGCAAG ATACAGGGGGAGAAGTCCAGACATACCAAATTCGCTCAACGCCAACATCGGGCTCACTGCCTCAGGCTTTAGTGATGGCCTCGTCTCTGGGAATGTCTTCGATCAAAAGTGAGGATCCATCTATGAAGAGGGAAATTAGACTGGCAAAAAACAG GGAAGCTGCCAGGGAGTGTCGACGAAAGAAAAAGGAATATGTCAAATGCCTGGAGCATCGCGTGGCAGTGCTTgagaaccaaaacaaaacccTGATTGAGGAACTGAAAAGTTTAAAGGAACTTTATTGTGTCAAAACAGGGTAA
- the atf1 gene encoding cyclic AMP-dependent transcription factor ATF-1 isoform X2 has translation MSLGSSPMTLVQLPGGQLQVQGVIQSPQSSVIQAPQTHTSQGSDSEDSQDSSESGTTPQKTRELLARRPSYRKILNELSSEGVAHSEGKDSSTTTGVSGVTIPAPIYQTTTGQYITVTPNGTIQLTNPGPDGIQELQVAMANPTGGQQGTTILQYAQTPDGQQILVPSNQVVVQGGEVQTYQIRSTPTSGSLPQALVMASSLGMSSIKSEDPSMKREIRLAKNREAARECRRKKKEYVKCLEHRVAVLENQNKTLIEELKSLKELYCVKTG, from the exons ATGTCACTTGGTAGTTCTCCAATGACCCTCGTCCAGCTGCCAGGGGGCCAGCTACAGGTTCAAGGCGTAATCCAGTCTCCACAGTCGTCGGTCATTCAGGCCCCACAAACGCATACCTCACAG GGTTCAGATAGTGAAGATTCACAGGATTCGTCAGAAAGTGGAACAACGCCACAAAAGACCCGAGAGCTCCTGGCAAGGCGACCATCTTACCG AAAAATCTTAAATGAACTTTCATCTGAGGGCGTCGCACACAGCGAGGGGAAGGACAGTTCGACAACAACAGGAGTGTCTGGTGTTACTATACCTGCACCCATCTATCAGACAACCACCGGCCAATACA TTACCGTAACTCCCAACGGAACAATCCAGCTGACAAATCCGGGACCTGATGGCATTCAGGAACTACAGGTTGCTATGGCCAACCCTACTGGAGGGCAGCAGGGCACAACCATCCTTCAGTATGCTCAGACCCCTGATGGCCAGCAGATATTGGTACCAAGTAACCAGGTAGTTGTGCAAG GGGGAGAAGTCCAGACATACCAAATTCGCTCAACGCCAACATCGGGCTCACTGCCTCAGGCTTTAGTGATGGCCTCGTCTCTGGGAATGTCTTCGATCAAAAGTGAGGATCCATCTATGAAGAGGGAAATTAGACTGGCAAAAAACAG GGAAGCTGCCAGGGAGTGTCGACGAAAGAAAAAGGAATATGTCAAATGCCTGGAGCATCGCGTGGCAGTGCTTgagaaccaaaacaaaacccTGATTGAGGAACTGAAAAGTTTAAAGGAACTTTATTGTGTCAAAACAGGGTAA
- the LOC144075436 gene encoding thiol S-methyltransferase TMT1A-like codes for MRQCLLIACRFLCSLLSLPLLLGQVFGLRAAYKRLFPLLAYKITFSYNAKMNRMKKELFRKVCNFAKSDGSLRLLEIGCGSGANFQFYPYGCTVLCADPNPHFETYLKRSMDANTHLTYEAFLITSAEDMKELDDECVDVVVCTLVLCSVRDVKMVLREVRRVLKTGGAFFFMEHVVSKPSTWTFFLQYTLEPLWFYIGDGCRITRATWKDLEKAGFSQLHLQHIQAPVTSVIRPHIMGYSIK; via the exons ATGAGGCAATGTCTGTTGATAGCGTGCAGGTTCCTCTGCTCTTTGCTGAGCTTACCTTTGCTCCTAGGACAGGTGTTTGGCCTACGCGCCGCTTATAAGCGTTTATTCCCATTGCTCGCCTACAAGATCACGTTTTCCTACAACGCTAAAATGAATCGCATGAAGAAAGAACTCTTCCGCAAAGTGTGCAATTTTGCCAAGAGCGACGGCTCGCTACGCCTGCTCGAAATCGGCTGTGGCAGCGGAGCCAACTTCCAATTCTACCCGTACGGATGCACCGTGCTCTGCGCGGACCCCAACCCGCACTTCGAGACGTACCTGAAGAGGAGCATGGACGCCAACACGCACCTGACATACGAGGCCTTCCTGATCACCTCTGCGGAAGACATGAAGGAATTGGACGACGAGTGCGTGGACGTGGTGGTGTGCACGCTCGTGTTATGTTCGGTGAGGGACGTGAAGATGGTTCTACGGGAAGTCCGCCGTGTGCTGAAAACG GGTGGTGCTTTCTTCTTTATGGAACATGTAGTGTCAAAGCCATCAACCTGGACATTCTTCCTCCAGTACACACTCGAGCCATTATGGTTCTACATTGGAGATGGATGTAGGATTACAAGAGCGACATGGAAAGATCTGGAGAAAGCTGGCTTTTCTCAGCTTCACCTACAACACATCCAGGCTCCAGTGACTTCAGTGATACGACCACATATCATGGGCTATTCTATCAAATGA
- the LOC144075438 gene encoding thiol S-methyltransferase TMT1A-like isoform X1 produces MSLVMTFCTLIVQVLCLPLHLLDVVGLYKLYKRVIPCFLFRLSKLYNKKMYDTKQELFTSLSKFKLPGQQLTILEIGCGTGSNFHFYPSGSKVICTDNNVHFAKYLHRNMQENPHVTYDKFVETSAEEMRSFEGSCVDVVVCTLVLCSVDNVSKTLKEVRRILRPGGAFFFLEHVAAEPSSWTYFFQHVLKPVCYYIGDGCEVTRATWTHLEAAGFSDLKLRHMKAPLIFFNKPHIMGYGIK; encoded by the exons ATGTCTTTGGTGATGACATTTTGTACTTTAATCGTCCAGGTATTGTGCCTTCCCCTGCATCTTCTGGACGTCGTGGGCTTGTACAAACTCTACAAACGTGTCATTCCATGTTTCTTGTTCCGGCTCTCCAAACTGTACAACAAGAAGATGTACGATACAAAGCAGGAGCTGTTCACGTCGCTATCCAAATTCAAGCTGCCCGGACAACAGCTCACAATTTTGGAGATCGGCTGTGGCACTGGCTCCAATTTCCACTTTTACCCGAGCGGTAGCAAGGTGATCTGCACCGACAACAACGTGCACTTTGCCAAGTACCTGCACAGGAACATGCAAGAGAACCCGCACGTCACGTATGACAAGTTCGTGGAGACCTCGGCAGAGGAGATGAGGTCATTCGAGGGCTCGTGCGTGGATGTGGTGGTGTGCACGCTGGTGCTTTGCTCCGTGGACAATGTGTCGAAAACCCTGAAGGAGGTGCGCCGCATTCTCAGGCCC GGTGGAGCATTCTTTTTTCTCGAGCACGTTGCGGCAGAACCGTCATCGTGGACATATTTTTTCCAACACGTCTTGAAGCCGGTGTGCTACTACATTGGTGATGGATGCGAGGTCACCCGGGCAACATGGACACATCTGGAGGCTGCCGGCTTCTCCGACCTCAAACTAAGACATATGAAAGCGCCACTCATCTTCTTCAACAAACCACACATCATGGGCTATGGTATAAAATAG